The window CGTAAAGCTCTCTCATTTGTTCCTGAGTAAAAATGATTCTCTCTCTTGTGCGGTTTTCAGCTGAAAAAATAAAAGCTGATGCAGGATCTTTTTTGAGCTTTTGTATTTCAATTAAATGGCTGAAATATTTTTGGATAATCCGCATTCTTCCCTTTACGCTTTCCTGAGTGATTAATTCTCCGGTGTTACCGTTTCTTTTTTGCTGTAAGGTTTTGTAATATTCTGCGATATCTTTAGGCTGTATTTCTTCTAAAGTGAAGATTTTCTTTTCTTCTAAATACCTAAAGAATGCTTTTAAATAAAGGCGTTTTTCTTTTATCGTTGGAAGACTGTAACCTAAAATTTCTAAATGGATTTTATAGTTTAAAACTTCCTGCTCGTAAAGTTTTGTGTGAAGTACTGACATCTATGACCGTTTTGCTTACTCAATATTTTGGATTTTTCCGAACGCTAACTAATTTTCCTTTATTCATCGGATTTTGTCAGTATTCTAGTGTTCGTTTCGCTTCCGTTTGGTGTTCGCTTGTGTTCGGTGGCGTTCACCTTTAACTCTTCCAATTGTTTCGTAAAAGCTTCTTTTAAATCTTTTCTAACTTTCTGAATATTATCACTGTAAGAGATTTTATACTTAAATCCTTTGTTGGCAAAACCTATTTGTTTTAAATATTCCAATCTCACTAAATCATTCAGATAAAACTGTAATTGTGTCTTTTTAAATCCCGTAACCTCCATCGCATCGAATCTTGTGAAACTTTCTTCTTTAAAGGCTTTCTTTAGCTTTTCAAAGAACTGTCTCAGACTTCCGTCCAGCTCGTCAATCTTTAAAATAATACTCTCGAATAATATTTCTACTGCGTTCTCAATATCTTCAATCTCGGTTATAAGATAATTGTCTGAGGCGACACGCCTCTGATATTGATGGATGATAGTAATTTGTTTAATAATAGATTGGAACATTTCATTCAACCGTCTTTTATTTTTCACATTATTAGGTAACTGTATCTGTGTTGCATAAGGATTGATTACTTCATAATGCTTTAGATTTCTAACGATTTTCTGTATAAAACCAATTGCTTTTTCCTGTACACTTCGGTCGATTTCTCCGGCATTTCTGCGGTTCTGATAAGATATTATTTTCTCGGTCTGTTCTTCACTTTCATTAATGGCGACAATAAAACTGCGGTTCATATTGTCCTCATATAATTCTCCTTTGGTGGTTGCAGATAAAGAACTGAACTGACCTTTCACAATCTTATGACTTGATTTATTATTTCCTTTCTTATCCTTGATGGTTACTGAACTTCTTAGAACCTGGTTCGATATAAATTCTCTCAGCGCATACAATGCATCTTCCTTTAATCCGTCTAAATCTTCAATGATTATAATTTTTTGGAATAAATCAAATTCACCCCAATTATATAAACTTGATTCTGTAATTCGAGTAAATCTCAGTACATCTTCCTGCGGCATCATGTCTGCAATTCTGCTGATTATATGCGTTTTTCCGCTTCCGCTTGAACCTTGTACAATTCCATGTAATGGGCTTTTGTTTAAATAACTTATCGTAATTAAAAAGAGTAGAAGCCTGCTGTTTTCTTCACCGATAATTCCTGCTTTTTCTATAAGCCTGTTTAAGTTCTGAAGTAATTCTTTTTGTTGTAAAAAGTCTATTGGATTTTGAAGGTCATTGGTTTGAGTCCGGTTCCCGCTCAAAAGGTTTTCTTTTGTGGAGATCCCCGTATTCTCCACTGATTTAGGTTGTAGATGGTCTGCAACACCACTGCCGTTTTCTTCATCTGAAAAAATAAATTTCCTTTCTTCTAAAAGCTTTGTAAAGATTTCTTCATCATGTAATTGCAAAGTTTCATTTACATCTTTATTCGGTAATTCTACAAAACTAAAGAATCCCTGACTCATAACCAGGTGATCATTGAACATTTTAGCGTATTTCTCAATCGCTTCTTTTCCTGCTTTATCGTGGTCAAAACAAAAGATGATTTCTTCAAGTTCCGGAAGATCTTCTATTGCTTTTAAAATTTCCTCGTTCAAACCATTTGTTCCAAAACAACTTATCAAGCTGTAATTTTCTCTGATTTCTTTGATCTGAAGTAAGCTTGCACAATCGATAATCGCTTCCGTTAAAATCAGTTTTTTAGTATCTGATTTCGGATATCCGGGATAAATTCCGCTTCGATTTTTTAAGTAAAAATGTTTCCCATTTTTGTTCTCTACAATTGCTCTAAAATAAAAGCTTACAATTTCGTTTTCTTTATTCTTCAAAGGAAAAGCAATACATTTATTCGCAAAAATACTGTAGCCTTTTTCGCCTGTTCGGTTGTTGATTAGTCCTTTATCCTGTAACAAACCAACTTCTAAAGCATTGTTTATTAATTCCTCGCTTTTTCTTTCTCCGTGATGGAACTGACCGCTGTTGTAGCCGATTTCTAAAATGGAGTTGTCAAGATTCCTTTTCTCAATATATTGTTTCGCAGGATTTGAACAGTACAAAGCTTTTCTAAAATAACTAAATGTGTTTTCTAAAAAAAGGGCAGACCTTTCTCCTGAGAAATCAGTCTGCCCAAGGTTATCCGCAGTACCTCTAATATTTTTTACAGATAATTGTTCATTGTTCATTAAACCTTCAGCTTTCTTGATCGCTTCATGTTTTGATATTTTCTCGTAATCTTCTATAAATTGGATAACGTCACCCGTTTTTCCGCAAGCATGACATTTGTAAAAGTTCTTTTCCAGATTCACCTGAAGGCTTGCTGTATTATCATTATGCCAACAGCATTTGAGCATCGAGTTTTTAGGCTCAAGGCTGTAATGCTTCAGGACTTCGGATAAACTTAAACGTTGTTTAATTGCGGAGATTTCCATAAGTAGAAAATATTTTAAAATTTTTACGTTCTCATATTTGTCCCAAAAGTAACAATTACGAGAATATAAAACAAGTCTTTTTCGAGATTTATATTTTTATCCTACTCTTATTTGTCTTAAATTCGCATTTATAAGATGTTTAATTCTTGAAAATCTCACTTATGACTATCGCAGAGCGTATAAGATTATACAGACAACAAAAAGGACTTTCGCAAGCTGAGCTTGCGGAAAAGTCTCAAGTGAATAATAAAAGCCTTTCTCGTTACGAGTTGGGAAGCAGTATTCCACCTGCGGATGCGCTTAAAAACATTGCCGATGCGTTAGGTGTTTCTAGTGATGCTTTACTGAACGATGAAACAGTTTCTATTAAAGATAAAGAACTTCTGAAAAAATTTGAAGTAATACAGGATATGAACGAGGAAGACAAAGCTTTGGTGACAAGATTTCTTGACCTTACAATACGTGATTATAAAGCTAAAAAAGCATACTCGTAGAAAATTATTACACCCATAAAACAATAAAAAACCTCGCAAAAGCGAGGTTTTTTATTATCTAAGAGAGTTTATTGTACAATATTTTTATAAGAAATTATTAAAAAAGTGGGCTGATCATGTATATTAGATAAAGAATAGCCAATAGTTAGTTTAGAAGTATTTACCCCTGATTTAATTAAAATTTCATTATATTGAGATATAATTTCATGGTTATTATTTTCTGTAATTAAATTCTTGCTTTTGAATGCATTTTCATCATAAATTGATGAAAGCTTGTAAAATTCATTTACTAAATCATCACTGTTTTGAAAATCAATCCTTTCGGTTATTTCATATGAGCGTGACTGTAATTCTTTATCATTTTGTTTGATAAATATTTGCCCGCCATTTATTTTAGATTCTATTAATGGATGTTCTTTAAACTTTGTGATAAATGTTTTGACATTTCCACCTGTCCAAGCAACGCCTTGATTAACTCCATATTCGAACTTTAAATTTGATTTTCTTATCATTTCTTCTGGAGTCAAACTTAGATCTAAGTCAAGGAATAATGGATCTATTTTTTTATTCATATTCTGTTGGCTAAATAAAATTAAACTTAAAAATATACAAATTGTTACTAATATTTTTTTCATATAATTAATCGTTGGATTATAAATCATCTTATGAATGCGCTACTAGGACTAGGACCTCCGTAATAAAATCGTATTTGCATAGCACCAGAAACCATTCTATATTGTGCCGTCATTTGAATAACTTGTATGCCAAAAGCTGCGCCTTCTGCAATAATTCGTGGAGATATAATAGTGTCTGCTGTTGTTCCGATTATAAATTGTCCTCCATAATCTTTTACCCCATTATTTCTACTCATTGAATAAATCATAGAAGAAATTTGTCCAGTATTAGAGCTACTGTAAAGTGTTCCGTCCATTGCTTTTACTTCCGCAAATTGAGCTCCTGAATATCTTGTTGAACTTTTAGGAAAAGGAGTTGGAATGTTGAAATTTCCCACTTCTACTGAATAATAATTGTCTCGCACCAAATCAAAAACTCCATCAGGGATAGTGTTTCTTGCTCTGTTTTTATACATTCCTGCAATTTTCAAATCATTACTTTCATAATTTAAAGAAGAATAATCTATTCCCATGATTGCATTAAATGCGTTTTCAAATAAACTACCTGCTTTTTGCTGTAGGGCTCCTGTTGAAAGTCCTGGATATAAGTTGCTAACATAACTTAATAATGTAGATTTATTAAGAGGTTGATACCCTCCTACATTACTCTGCATCCAAGGACTCAGCGAACTTCCACCGTCAGAAAGATATGCCATGATGTCTTTATACATCTGCGTTTGTCCGAAAGTGGAACTTCCGCCACCAACTACGAAGCCTGCTCAACTTTTTGGGATTTGCCTACTTCATTTTTCCCGTGCGAACGCTTGCTTTCTGAACTTCTCCGCTTGCTCGCTTTTCCAAAAGTAAAGATTTTCAGTTGAAAAATAAAACGGTTTTACTGTTTTATTTTCAATTGAAAAAGAAAAGTTGTTTCGTTGTCGGTGTTGTTGTAAATGTGGACTTGTGGGAAAAACGGCGGTTGGATTTCAGCGTTGGGTTTTTCCACAAATCCACATTTTTTTGTTTGATTTCCAAAAAGTTCTATATTTGGAGCGAGAAAAAA is drawn from Chryseobacterium muglaense and contains these coding sequences:
- a CDS encoding CHC2 zinc finger domain-containing protein; its protein translation is MEISAIKQRLSLSEVLKHYSLEPKNSMLKCCWHNDNTASLQVNLEKNFYKCHACGKTGDVIQFIEDYEKISKHEAIKKAEGLMNNEQLSVKNIRGTADNLGQTDFSGERSALFLENTFSYFRKALYCSNPAKQYIEKRNLDNSILEIGYNSGQFHHGERKSEELINNALEVGLLQDKGLINNRTGEKGYSIFANKCIAFPLKNKENEIVSFYFRAIVENKNGKHFYLKNRSGIYPGYPKSDTKKLILTEAIIDCASLLQIKEIRENYSLISCFGTNGLNEEILKAIEDLPELEEIIFCFDHDKAGKEAIEKYAKMFNDHLVMSQGFFSFVELPNKDVNETLQLHDEEIFTKLLEERKFIFSDEENGSGVADHLQPKSVENTGISTKENLLSGNRTQTNDLQNPIDFLQQKELLQNLNRLIEKAGIIGEENSRLLLFLITISYLNKSPLHGIVQGSSGSGKTHIISRIADMMPQEDVLRFTRITESSLYNWGEFDLFQKIIIIEDLDGLKEDALYALREFISNQVLRSSVTIKDKKGNNKSSHKIVKGQFSSLSATTKGELYEDNMNRSFIVAINESEEQTEKIISYQNRRNAGEIDRSVQEKAIGFIQKIVRNLKHYEVINPYATQIQLPNNVKNKRRLNEMFQSIIKQITIIHQYQRRVASDNYLITEIEDIENAVEILFESIILKIDELDGSLRQFFEKLKKAFKEESFTRFDAMEVTGFKKTQLQFYLNDLVRLEYLKQIGFANKGFKYKISYSDNIQKVRKDLKEAFTKQLEELKVNATEHKRTPNGSETNTRILTKSDE
- a CDS encoding helix-turn-helix domain-containing protein, whose product is MTIAERIRLYRQQKGLSQAELAEKSQVNNKSLSRYELGSSIPPADALKNIADALGVSSDALLNDETVSIKDKELLKKFEVIQDMNEEDKALVTRFLDLTIRDYKAKKAYS